The Daphnia carinata strain CSIRO-1 chromosome 1, CSIRO_AGI_Dcar_HiC_V3, whole genome shotgun sequence sequence AATTCAGTGTTGGTTTTCTCTACTGGTGGTAACTCTACGGATGCTTGAATACTTCTACGGAGCAGTCTCTCTTGCTGCTTTCTCCTGAAGCAATTACGGTTGCTTTCGTCACCAGGCTATTTTTCTGGAGAACGTTACATTAGTAAGTAAATTCTTCTTCCTGTTTCACTctgtaattgttttttggAGACATATGGCCACATTGGAATCTCACGTTTAGGACTGTGTTCAGTTCTAGTAGGTGAAAATCCTGATATAGATCTTTGAATTCCGTCGCAATACTCCTTTAGACAATCGTTTTTCCGAAGGAGCATCACACACATCCTAATTGAATAGGTTAATATCTCCTCAACTAATGTATAAATGTTTTCATCTGATCCCTAAACTTTTTCTCGACTTCACGGACACCGAGATACAGTTGTATCTGTATAGTACCTTTGTGACGTTGTTGATTTTCTAGAATACATCTGTTGACCCATAGGTAATCTTTTCCTTTAACGTAAAAAAGTTTTaacgtaaaatttttttactccCGGTCAAACTAGGATCATCACGTTCAATTTCGACAAATtcagtacaaaaaaaaagacgaggcTATAGTTTTAAGTTGTCACTTGACTGCCGTGTTTCCGATCAGAGTCGATTCATAGGGGAAGAAGAAGCCCTTCGACCAGCAAGCGGAGATGTGTTAAGTGAACCACCGAGTCCTGTACTGTTCGTCCCAAAACCACGTATAAAACTCCTGAAGGAGCGACTGTGACTGTCAGCTGGCGATGTGTCACTGCAAGCAGATGCAGATTCAATTAGATACCTTTTTTATGATCACATTCGAATGTTCGAGGTGTAGAGGTAAGTGAAATAAGGCTTACTTACACAGGAATGAGATAAAATTCATCTATCAGATCAAGACCAGGAGGCAAAGTATCTGATGAAAGTATGTTAGCACTGCAGGACTCACGAGAATCGCAAACATTTGATCTGGCCAACTTCGACTTCAGTTGATCATTTTCAGCTTGCAGGCGAGTAACGCGCGCTGCCTCTTCATGGTATGTAGTCAGTTTTGGCTGAGGTAAGCACTAAAATGTGATgacataataataatgtctatgtattaaatatttaaataaagtGGATCTTAGCGCTAGATTACCTGGAAGGAAATAGCTAATAAATTATGCAAAGAAATTAGCATTGTGTCCTGCCATTGTCGAGTAAAATAAACCATGTATGTGGGATTTTCTTCTGGATTTTTTATGAAAGGTAAGGCTATAACCAAACAAGACATTAGTCAAGGCTAAAAACACAGGCTTTGTTTATAACCAACCAAACCAGTCTTTCCATTCAAGTTGATGTTGTAATTCATAaccaagtttttcaaaaaactcatggattttctcttgtttaCCATTGACACATGCATTAATTAGATACATTCGCAACAGTGAATTCTCCATTTTCTTAATGgcttggcaaaaaaaaaaccatagtTATTAAATTAAGAGCAGGAAAAGTTTGGAAATCAAACCTGGCATGAAATTCTGGTCCAGTCGTTCAAACACAGACTGGTCAAAATGATTCCAATAATCTTTAAGCCCATGCAAGTCATACAAGGTAATATAGTGAACAAATTGCTCGACTATTTTATCTGGCTAAGCAAAACGAGAAACAAGATTAATCTGACAATTAAGATTAATTTAAAACAACGATTTCTTTCTATCAGCTTACCCGAAAAGCCTTATCTTTTTCAGATTTCACCTCTGTATCTAGAGCACGTACAGTTGATGTGAAACCCCTGAACAAGAGGTATTCTTTTACCAATTCATCCATTTGCTGAACGCACGACATTTTTCATTACTCCTACAAAACATCGAACATAAACATTTGGTTTCTGACATCTTACGGCAACAATAAGCGCAGTGCGTGTAAACTGTGGAAATACGAAGAGGAAGGATaaaatgtatggcaatccgttttaccaaaacaaaacaaaaaaaaatatcgcatttttttttcttttttctcccttagCCATCTACGTCGTCTTGGTAACTACATAAATTCGTAATGGTAGCAGCTAGTTAGGACGACGGCAgctagcacacacacacagacagcaGCAGTTAATAGTTATGGATAGGCTTGAcggtactggcgcgctagcattctgtcaaatattcggtgtaattttgttgtttgataCTTCAACACATTAAAATAATTCGAAAAAATCCTACATATTGAATCGAATATCTCTTTTATTATCAggtttcattattttattaaccTAGATACTCGTTCATGGAATGTAAATTAAATTCGATGACAGCTGAAGAATCGCAACATCAAATTCTTGTATGTCATACATTTCGTAACGTTCATCCCTCTTCAAGAACTCATAAAagtgtttttgaatttttttttattgattttcaggCAATGATTGAAAAAGTCAATAACTCATCAATGACCACACAAGTTTACGCGAGTGGCGAATTCCTGTTTGGATTTGGGTTTCCCATGCCGCAGAAGAAGGGGAAAGAGTAAACTGGCAACAATGTAGATCTAAACTCCTTCTCCTGGGTTTTGGCACACAGCAGTCCGaactttcttattttgttACGTTTCCTTCATTAAATAACTAATTGTCGGATTCGCATTTTACCGTCAATTAGCTTTCACTATTCCTTTTGGTATGTACCAAACAGTGTAAGACAAGGAACTTAAAGGTTGGTGTGCAACAGAGGTTAAAACATTTTGAAGCATATTGTTTGGATATCTTAAGTGATAGTGATGGGAGCTCCGTTATTTTATTCAGATTCGTAACATCATCagtttaataaatttttaaaaggctACATTCAATTTCTGTAAGAGTGTTCAATGGGAAATACTTCATTTTATGTTTCACTaggaaaaaagatggaagacTTGTAAATGAAATGCCAAAGTGCTCTCTTGCAATGCCAAGTAAACCATGAATTGACAGTTCCATGTTAAATTTAATCTATACTTCAAccttaaacaaacaaattgttttaatCTGTTCAGGTTTCAAGAATTAACGTGCTCAACCACATTGCTCTACTGTAAAATGACCAGATACTGCTTTGGTTGCCCATGCCAGTATTTCTCTAGTAAAACACTCTTATGTGAGCTTAACGTAAAATTAATcagcaaaatgttttattacgacacattttctttcttttcatagCTGAATGGTTGTagtgaatttgaaaaggattCTCATTGCGGCCAGCCATCCCAGATTTAAGAAAGGTTGGCAGCAAAGGTGTCAATTTTCATGATTCGTCAATCACATTCCAAGTTGAGGTAGGGGTGtgtttcttattaaatttatattGACTTGATGATGAGTGAAATGATTGCCTAATTACAAATGGCAGCTTGTCTGCAAGTTTACTTTAAACATAACACTTTCACGTACATTTGACACAGCCAATATTATCCTTATTTGTTCTTAGTTTGCTATTTGGTTGTCTAATTggaattttagtttttgaatgaGATTCAGGGTTGATGTTGCCGGTGTTACATTAAAGGATTAAGTTCTTATTCACTAACATTTCAAGGACCAATGTCTTCTTAAAATTtacttgtaagtaaaaatgaaGCTTTTATATAATTATGTATTATCTATGTAACTCTTTCCTattcaataggaaaggatttagTTCATTCTGTGAACATATCTACCAACGATGCAAGCTCCGATGGGACGTATCGTATATTGTGCGTGTATATATCAAGTCTGTTATGATTTGCAGTatctcttccgaagcttctctcagaagaatatgctaagcaatcaactcacgaatcatatAAGGTacgaaatatatatatgaaatcaagaatttttatgcttaatggagttttattgtctttttgtagaataataataaattttaatctgaaaaggttccttgtttggggcaaggtaCTGAATAAAGTATTATgattggatacactacatggaatttccatactttATTCACGTTCTCATTTAAAACcggtatttaatatttaaaaaattcaagtgcatatctgggctcccttcctttccgtagccccgtttccccttgactcataataagcccgtagggggtcatgcccctactgtacggtatatataaaaaaaaacatacaccgaggtttggagggctctggccggaaaggggacgtgggggtccgcttagtccgatgaagTGTTCatggagggctctgtggctacccacaaatccgaattaaaggttaatcgctcctgtaaaaatgttccatttcttcggctcttcttccggcttctcttagccaagcaccgggtaatctccccggtgggtcaaccaaggcagtgtctccccctgccttggttggcggcaacttttgaaagggttgttttccctttcgaaagttgcaaaatcatttacgtgtgcagagtaatgtcaatacaattttttttatttaaaaaaaagcaagcatatatcttttttacttttgtcaaaatcggaaaaaatcgaaatctctcggatTGCGAAGAAAATCCCACcgtataacccaattttaacgctgattcagaaaaagccatttgtttttatctcatgtaagccgtttttgaaataatcgtcatttaaagataaagtcgggcttatttttttagacccaacttccccgttttttacgttttattcaaaaactatgagtcccacgagaaaacaactctcatattcgtgatgcttgttcaattctgcatcgaaaccatgtatttaaagcgaaatctaaaattttgccaaaattgaataagtaagaaggccttctcacttttccaattttcttcaaatcctagatttcaagaaaaatacactATTCCGATttgaaattgatcgctgatcacaaAAATGGGgcatatttttatatcaggcctctagtttttaaattaaccgtaaaaaacagaaagtcgggcttatttagtcgggcttaaaatttttatcggtcagtgtatgtagagaattaattagaaacgtgaccgttagatggcgatagcagtaaaacagaaaaaaaaggcccatattttttatttttattttgggtaaaacggattgcatatatggcaatccgttttatatggcaatccgttttacataaaaaaaaaaaaatggcggaaaaaaaataaaaaatcgcacttttttctttttttccgacacgtagccatctaccgctcagactcattattactggcgtaggcaatttcagtccattggatgccattcgcagtta is a genomic window containing:
- the LOC130691915 gene encoding WD repeat-containing protein 91-like; amino-acid sequence: MSCVQQMDELVKEYLLFRGFTSTVRALDTEVKSEKDKAFRPDKIVEQFVHYITLYDLHGLKDYWNHFDQSVFERLDQNFMPAIKKMENSLLRMYLINACVNGKQEKIHEFFEKLGYELQHQLEWKDWFALPFIKNPEENPTYMVYFTRQWQDTMLISLHNLLAISFQCLPQPKLTTYHEEAARVTRLQAENDQLKSKLARSNVCDSRESCSANILSSDTLPPGLDLIDEFYLIPVDTSPADSHSRSFRSFIRGFGTNSTGLGGSLNTSPLAGRRASSSPMNRL